A single window of Neurospora crassa OR74A linkage group VII, whole genome shotgun sequence DNA harbors:
- a CDS encoding oxidoreductase, which translates to MSMDRDVQQPQTDMAANALKNVVVVGGSYVGKAAAKELANLLPSSHRVILIEPHTHFHHLFAFPRFAILPSHEHKAFIPYTSLFSSSSSSSSSPSSHLILPAKVLSLSTSPRSGNLLTLDRPVPFPSSLSSSPLEKTTKIPFDFLLCATGTRLSPPGTSPHDTKPLSISFLQSFQNAIVHPETKHVVIVGGGAVGVQMACDLKELYPAKRVTLVHSRQQLMPVYHERLSEIIKERFAELGVETVLGKRAVVPPEEGGWPLPVPGEEGKKKMEVRLVDGSVVEGDAVVQATGQEANNQFLVGLEEKEEEKGRVINPRNGFVKVKPTMQFADERFSNFMFAVGDIADSGAHKAARPGMVQAAVAARNVVKLIDGGKQVEDLESVEVQPAAIHLTLGLTKNIIFRNPNAAAGQIEPTYTLKDDGSADMGVDRLWVMNGIKVNGPQEYHL; encoded by the exons ATGTCCATGGATCGCGACGTACAACAACCACAGACAGATATGGCTGCGAACGCACTCAAAaatgtggttgtggtgggagGGTCATATGTTGGGAAG GCCGCAGCTAAAGAACTCGCAAACCTCCTTCCCTCATCTCACCGA GTCATCCTCATAGAACCCCACACCCATTTCCACCACCTATTCGCCTTCCCCCGCTTCGCCATCCTCCCCTCGCACGAACACAAAGCCTTCATCCCTTACActtccctcttttcctcctcctcctcctcctcctcctccccttcctcccatcTAATCCTCCCCGCCAAAGTCCTCTCTCTGTCCACCTCGCCCAGGAGTGGGaacctcctcaccctcgacCGGCCcgttccctttccttcttccctttcctcctcccctttaGAGAAAACCACCAAAATCCCTTTCGACTTTCTCCTCTGTGCAACCGGCACCCGCCTTTCGCCACCAGGCACCTCCCCCCACGACACCAAACCTCTCTCCATTTCGTTCCTACAATCCTTCCAAAACGCCATCGTCCACCCCGAGACCAAACACGTGGTGATTgtaggcggcggcgcggTGGGGGTGCAAATGGCTTGCGACCTCAAGGAGCTGTACCCTGCTAAGCGCGTGACGCTGGTTCACTCGCGCCAGCAGTTGATGCCTGTTTATCATGAGCGACTGAGCGAGATCATCAAGGAGCGGTTTGCTGAACTGGGGGTGGAAACGGTACTTGGCAAAAGGGCGGTGGTGCCGCCagaggagggagggtggCCACTGCCGGTGCctggagaggaagggaagaagaagatggaggtgaGATTGGTGGATGGGAGTGTGGTGGAGGGGGATGCGGTGGTGCAGGCTACGGGGCAGGAGGCTAATAATCAGTTCTTGGTGGGGctggaagagaaagaagaggagaaggggagggtGATTAATCCTCGGAATGGGTTTGTCAAGGTGAAGCCAACGATGCAGTTCGCTGATGAACGGTTTTCGAATTTTATGTTTGCCGTGGGCGATATTGCGGATTCGGGGGCGCATAAGGCGGCGAGGCCGGGAATGGTGCAGGCAGCGGTGGCGGCCAGGAATGTGGTTAAGCTGATTGATGGAGGGAAGCAGGTGGAGGATTTGGAAAGCGTGGAGGTTCAGCCGGCGGCGATACATTTGACGCTTGGTTTG ACCAAGAACATCATCTTCAGAAACCCCAACGCGGCTGCTGGTCAGATCGAACCGACATACACTTTGAAGGATGA TGGCAGTGCGGATATGGGCGTTGATCGGCTTTGGGTTATGAACGGAATCAAGGTTAATGGACCGCAGGAGTATCATCTGTGA
- the mig-6 gene encoding zinc-containing alcohol dehydrogenase encodes MSLPSTQTQWVVTSKEKGFDGLVKEQGAVPQPGDNDVLVRLYGASLNYRDLIIPQGKYPFPLDLPVVAASDGAGEVVAVGSKVTKWKKGDKVTTLFNQWHQFGDIDTRAASSGLGGVFDGTLRQYGVFHEDGVVRTPSNLDHVEAATLVCAGLTSWNALYGLKTLKPGQWVLTQGTGGVSLFALQFAKAGGAKVIATTSSKEKAEMLKKLGADHVINYREDPNWGETARKLTPNNQGVDHIIEVGGAGTLGQSLAAIKYEGIISIIGFLGGAQPKESILETLSRICTVRGVYVGSRQLMEEMCAAIEANDIHPVVDKTIFTLDQAKEAYEYMWAQKHFGKVGIKIE; translated from the exons ATGTCTCTCCCCTCTACTCAGACGCAGTGGGTTGTCACCAGCAAGGAGAAGGGCTTCGATGGCCTTGTCAAGGAGCAGGGCGCCGTCCCCCAGCCCGGCGACAACGACGTTCTCGTCCGTCTCTACGGTGCTTCCTTGAACTACCGTGATCTCATCATCCCCCAG GGCAAGTACCCCTTCCCCCTCGACCTCCCCGTCGTTGCCGCCTCCGATGGCGCCGGTGAGGTTGTTGCCGTCGGCTCCAAGGTCaccaagtggaagaagggcgaCAAGGTCACCACCCTCTTCAACCAGTGGCACCAGTTCGGCGACATCGACACTCGCGCCGCCTCCTCGGGCCTCGGCGGTGTTTTCGACGGCACCCTCCGCCAGTACGGCGTCTTCCACGAGGACGGCGTCGTCCGCACCCCCTCCAACCTCGACCACGTTGAGGCCGCCACCCTCGTGTGCGCCGGTCTGACCTCGTGGAACGCCCTCTACGGCCTCAAGACCCTCAAGCCCGGCCAGTGGGTCCTCACCCAGGGTACCGGTGGTGTCTCCCTCTTTGCTCTGCAGTTCGCCAAGGCGGGTGGTGCCAAGGTGATCGCCACCACCTCTtccaaggagaaggccgagaTGCTCAAGAAGCTCGGTGCCGATCACGTCATCAACTACCGCGAGGACCCCAACTGGGGCGAGACCGCCCGCAAGCTCACTCCCAACAACCAGGGTGTTGACCACATCATTGAGGTCGGTGGTGCCGGCACCCTCGGCCAGAGCTTGGCTGCTATCAAGTATGAGGGCATCATTTCCATTATTGGTTTCCTCGGCGGTGCTCAGCCCAAGGAGAGCATCCTCGAGACGCTGAGCAGGATTTGCACTGTTCGCGGTGTCTATGTCGGTAGCAGGCAGCTCATGGAGGAGATGTGTGCTGCCATTGAGGCCAACGACATTCACCCCGTTGTTGACAAGACCATCTTCACCCTCGACCAGGCCAAGGAGGCTTATGAGTACATG TGGGCCCAGAAGCACTTCGGCAAGGTTGGCATCAAGATCGAGTAA
- a CDS encoding acetyltransferase — translation MSEPAFRPDPSSPADCAENHRRMLAGELYYSWTPDLVKGRARCKSAMLKYNTEAADGETSRRRVAELLMDLLQDPTPLPPKLDDPEQDADQFDDFPYIDTPIKMDYGSNVRLGKGVYMNSSCTLLDVCPITIGARTLIGPNVHFYSASHPIDPITRNGMRGPELGKPITVGEDCWFGGSCVVLPGVTIGRGVVVGAGSVVTKDVEDFVVVAGNPARVVKRLDVEREKYEAMVKENKERGH, via the exons ATGTCTGAACCCGCCTTCCGCCCagacccctcctcccccgccgaCTGCGCCGAGAACCACCGGCGCATGCTCGCCGGCGAGTTGTACTACAGCTGGACTCCTGACCTGGTAAAAGGCAGAGCGCGCTGCAAGAGCGCCATGCTCAAGTACAATACGGAGGCGGCGGACGGGGAGACgagtaggaggagggtagCCGAGTTGTTGATGGA CCTCCTCCAAGACCCAACCCCCTTGCCTCCCAAGCTGGACGACCCCGAGCAAGACGCCGACCAATTCGATGACTTCCCCTACATCGACACGCCCATCAAGATGGACTACGGCAGCAATGTCAGGCTGGGCAAGGGGGTGTACATGAACTCCTCGTGCACTTTACTAGACGTGTGTCCCATTACCATCGGGGCACGCACGCTCATCGGTCCTAATGTCCACTTTTACTCTGCCTCGCACCCTATTGATCCGATCACGCGGAACGGAATGAGGGGGCCGGAGCTAGGGAAGCCGATTACGGTTGGAGAGGATTGTTGGTTTGGTGGGAGTTGCGTGGTGTTGCCGGGAGTGACGAttgggaggggggtggtggttggggCGGGAAGTGTGGTGACCAAGGATGTAGAGGATTTTGTGGTTGTTGCGGGGAATCCGGcgagggtggtgaagaggttggatgtggagagggagaagtaTGAGGCGATGGTAAAGGAGAATAAGGAGAGGGGGCATTGA
- the gh31-1 gene encoding alpha-glucosidase, which yields MIRMPKPAIALLSLFSIASAAPLATCPGYRVTNAQSGPSYLVADLTLAGTNCNLYSEDITNLRLTVEYQTDTRLHVLIADREQNVYQIQDNILPRPLSQNASSQTADLRFTYEAYPFSFKVTRVSTGDVLFDTSPSPLIFETQYLRLRTRLPSNPNLYGLGEHSDSFRLATNGYKRTLWNSEAPYIPQNQNLYGSHPVYFEHRGGNGTGGTHGVFLRSAAGMDVVIGKSDAGEQYLEYNTIGGVLDFYFLAGPGPEEVSKQYAQVVGLPAMMPYWSLGFHQCKYGWPDLGHVKQVVQNYSDAGIPLEALWDDIDYMDNKLDFSTDPVRYPHDQLKGFVDELHGKDMRYVQILDPGIRYKSDYGPYTRGAEKDVFLKAADGSWYRGLQWPGEVVWPDWIAPQTKEWWTTEILTFYDPNNGINADGLWVDMNEASNMCADTTCLSSAQKTRSLPQSLIGKIHPRAPGDRHQKTRSLPQSLIGKIHPRAPGDGQHLGLPNRDLFTPKYQIANHYPTLSSRTLFTNITNSDGSTQYDTHNLYALTMSSVSRSALISRSPTKRPFLLTRSTFSGSSRFAAHWFGDNFSSWADYRASIRQLLSFSAIHNYPMVGSDVCGFNGQAQENMCARWAVLGAWQPFYRNHADISAPDQEFYRWPSVAAAARKAISVRYRLLDYIYTGLYYASKTGEPALAKPLWFLFPSDPATYGIDTQFFLGDALLVSPVVEDDAHSVTFYLPQGKWYDFFTHHRIDQTSAGTVTVSGVGWDQIPVYIRGGSISALRLSDASFTTGQAMTTAEVRTRNFEIIIAPDQNGKARGRLYLDDGESLDSSGKESEIEFTWDGSKFEAKGTFGYDTEGVVVQRIVLLDDGVSGNGQREVSGRWPLTGGFTTNLYI from the exons ATGATCAGGATGCCCAAACCCGCCATTGCGCTGCTGTCACTGTTCTCGATAGCATCCGCGGCGCCTCTGGCAACTTGCCCAGGATACCGAGTCACCAACGCCCAATCCGGGCCGTCGTATCTCGTCGCCGACCTGACTCTCGCCGGCACCAACTGCAATCTCTACAGCGAAGACATTACCAACTTGCGCCTGACAGTGGAATACCAGACTG ACACCCGCCTACACGTCTTGATCGCAGACCGCGAGCAAAACGTCTACCAGATCCAAGACAACATCCTACCACGGCCTCTCTCACAAAATGCCTCCTCCCAAACCGCCGATCTTCGCTTTACCTACGAAGCCTACCCCTTCTCTTTCAAAGTTACACGCGTCAGCACCGGCGACGTCCTTTTCGATACTTCTCCTTCACCCTTGATCTTCGAAACGCAATATCTACGCCTGCGCACGCGCTTGCCTTCGAACCCGAATTTGTATGGGCTCGGTGAACACTCGGATTCTTTCCGGTTGGCGACAAACGGATATAAGAGAACGTTGTGGAACTCTGAGGCGCCGTACATACCGCAGAACCAGAACTTGTACGGGAGCCATCCTGTGTACTTTGAGCACCGCGGTGGTAATGGTACGGGAGGGACGCATGGAGTCTTCTTAAGAAGTGCCGCGGGAATGGACGTTGTGATTGGGAAGAGCGATGCCGGGGAGCAATACCTCGAGTATAACACCATTGGGGGAGTGCTTGACTTTTATTTTCTGGCCGGACCGGGTCCCGAGGAAGTAAGCAAGCAGTATGCCCAAGTTGTTGGTCTCCCCGCAATGATGCCGTATTGGTCGCTGGGATTTCACCAGTGCAAATACGGCTGGCCGGATCTGGGGCATGTCAAACAGGTCGTCCAGAACTACAGCGATGCGGGAATTCCGTTGGAGGCGCTCTGGGATGATATCGATTATATGGACAACAAGCTGGATTTTAGTACGGATCCGGTGCGGTATCCTCATGACCAGCTGAAGGGATTTGTGGACGAACTGCACGGAAAAGATATGCGGTATGTGCAGATTCTGGATCCGGGGATCAGGTACAAGAGCGACTATGGCCCGTATACCAGGGGTGCCGAGAAGGATGTGTTTCTCAAGGCAGCTGATGGGTCCTGGTATCGTGGCCTGCAGTGGCCTGGGGAGGTGGTCTGGCCGGATTGGATTGCGCCGCAGACAAAGGAGTGGTGGACAACGGAGATTCTGACGTTTTATGATCCAAACAACGGGATTAATGCGGATGGGCTTTGGGTGGACATGAATGAGGCGAGCAACATGTGTGCGGACACTACTTGTCTCTCTTCGGCTCAGAAAACTCGCTCACTGCCTCAGTCCCTAATCGGCAAAATCCATCCACGCGCCCCAGGCGATAGACACCAAAAAACTCGCTCACTACCTCAATCCCTAATCGGCAAAATCCATCCACGCGCCCCAGGCGATGGACAACACCTCGGCCTCCCCAACCGCGACCTCTTCACCCCCAAGTACCAGATAGCGAACCACTACCCCACCCTCTCCAGCCGCACCCTATTCACGAACATCACCAACTCGGACGGCTCAACGCAATACGACACCCATAATCTCTACGCCCTCACTATGTCCTCTGTCTCTCGCTCTGCCCTCATCTCCCGCTCGCCCACCAAAcgtcccttcctcctcacccgTTCCACCTTTTCGGGATCCTCCCGCTTCGCCGCTCACTGGTTTGGCGACAACTTTTCTTCCTGGGCCGACTACCGCGCCTCAATCCGGCAGCTCCTCAGCTTCAGCGCCATACACAACTACCCCATGGTCGGTTCCGACGTCTGCGGCTTCAACGGCCAGGCCCAAGAGAACATGTGTGCACGCTGGGCAGTTCTCGGCGCTTGGCAGCCCTTTTACCGCAACCACGCCGACATCTCCGCTCCCGACCAGGAATTCTATCGATGGCCTTCTGTCGCCGCTGCCGCGCGCAAAGCGATTAGTGTCAGGTACCGACTGCTGGATTACATTTACACAGGCCTTTACTACGCCAGCAAAACGGGTGAGCCGGCACTAGCCAAACCGCTCTggtttctctttccctctgACCCGGCAACATACGGCATCGACACGCAGTTCTTCCTCGGCGACGCACTGCTTGTGTCTCCCGTGGTGGAAGACGACGCCCACTCTGTCACGTTTTACTTGCCCCAAGGGAAATGGTACGATTTCTTTACGCATCACCGGATTGATCAAACCTCCGCTGGCACCGTTACCGTGTCCGGAGTAGGTTGGGATCAGATCCCTGTTTATATTCGCGGCGGAAGTATCTCGGCCCTTCGCCTTTCCGACGCTTCCTTTACGACCGGACAGGCAATGACCACTGCCGAAGTCCGGACACGCAACTTTGAGATCATCATTGCCCCTGATCAGAACGGCAAAGCGAGGGGAAGATTGTATTTGGATGATGGCGAGAGTCTGGATTCGAGTGGGAAGGAGAGCGAGATTGAGTTTACCTGGGATGGGTCAAAGTTTGAGGCGAAGGGGACGTTTGGGTATGACACtgagggggtggtggtgcagaGGATAGTGCTTTTGGATGATGGGGTTAGTGGGAATGGGCAAAGGGAGGTGAGTGGGAGGTGGCCGTTGACGGGGGGTTTTACGACGAATCTGTACATATAG
- a CDS encoding laccase — MFKPLCGLLWSLILSSLAHGSPLAESQSHLLEVRQSCNTASNRQCWTSSFDINTDYEAHVPETGVTRQYTLTLTEQSTWRGGDGRLKYSAMLVNGQFPGPTISANWGDRLQITVINNMRSNGTSIHYHGLRMLNANTQDGVNGVTECPIPPGSRKTYTFLANQYGTAWYHSHFPLQYGNGVLGPIVIKGPASADYDTDLGPLVLSDWYYGSVFEIAHRVNNPSNPFIPNFPGSPPASDNVLFNGRNINPDGSGGTYTRKTLTKGKKHLLRLINTSLQNAFTVSLVGHTFQVVATDMVPIKPVTRDHLFLGIGQRYDVIINANQPTANYWFNVTFSALPCGQSDNPYPAAIFSYSGASSASLPTQRGVAPPDSRCAAPERDYSPIVSRSADVNSFAPTTSHTLNVDLTVDNSQARVFWPVNNSPLRVNWQEPTLRYVANNTLSSVPRSRNLIQIPGSNTLTYFLLQNNSPIPHPIHLHGHDVMILGSSPPLADPLAETQIREYNPNTDKSTLRGNNPPRRDTTMLPAWGWLLVAWRTNNPGVWLFHCHVGWHVSQGLGVQVLERLDALRDGGGGSLGTVEQNCGNWAGWYPGSTWKQDDAGL; from the exons ATGTTCAAACCTCTTTGCGGACTCCTATGGAGTCTGATTCTGAGCAGCCTCGCCCACGGTAGTCCACTAGCAGAGTCCCAATCGCACCTTCTGGAGGTGAGACAGTCATGTAATACCGCCTCCAACAGACAATGCTGGACAAGCTCCTTCGATATCAACACGGACTATGAAGCACATGTGCCCGAGACCGGTGTCACCAGACAG TAtaccttgaccttgaccgAGCAAAGCACTTGGAGAGGGGGTGATGGGCGGTTAAAGTACAGCGCAATGCTTGTCAATG GCCAATTTCCAG GTCCAACCATTAGCGCAA ACTGGGGCGACCGACTCCAGATCACCGTCATCAACAATATGAGATCCAACGG CACCTCGATCCACTATCACGGTCTGCGCATGCTCAACGCCAACACTCAAGACGGTGTCAACGGGGTTACCGAATGCCCCATTCCTCCTGGAAGCAGAAAGACCTACACATTCCTCGCCAATCAGTACGGCACAGCATG GTACCACTCTCACTTCCCGCTGCAGTACGGAAACGGTGTTCTTGGACCCATCGTCATCAAGGGACCGGCATCTGCCGACTACGACACCGATCTTGGACCACTCGTTCTCTCCGATTGGTACTATGGTTCCGTTTTTGAGATTGCCCACCGCGTCAACAATCCCAGCAATCCCTTCATTCCCAACTTTCCCGGCTCCCCTCCTGCCAGCGACAATGTTCTCTTCAATGGCCGTAACATCAACCCCGACGGCTCTGGTGGTACCTACACCCGCAAGACCCTGACCAAGGGCAAAAAGCACCTCCTTCGACTCATCAACACTTCCCTCCAAAACGCCTTCACCGTCAGTCTTGTAGGGCACACCTTCCAAGTTGTTGCCACTGACATGGTCCCCATCAAGCCTGTCACGCGCGACCATCTTTTCCTCGGCATCGGCCAGCGCTACGATGTCATCATCAATGCCAACCAGCCGACTGCCAACTACTGGTTCAACGTGACCTTCTCGGCCCTACCCTGCGGCCAGTCCGACAACCCTTACCCAGCCGCCATCTTCTCCTACTCCggcgcctcctccgcctccctgCCCACACAACGCGGCGTCGCCCCTCCGGACTCCCGCTGCGCCGCACCCGAACGAGATTACTCGCCTATCGTCTCCCGTTCCGCGGACGTCAACTCCTTCGCCCCCACCACATCCCACACCCTCAATGTCGATTTGACGGTAGACAACTCCCAAGCCCGCGTCTTCTGGCCCGTCAACAACTCGCCCCTGCGCGTCAACTGGCAGGAACCCACGCTGCGCTACGTAGCGAACAACACCCTCTCCTCTGTCCCGCGCTCTCGCAACTTGATCCAAATCCCGGGGTCTAATACCTTGACTTACTTCTTGTTACAAAATAACTCGCCCATCCCGCATCCTATCCACCTCCATGGCCACGACGTTATGATCCTCGGTAGCTCCCCGCCCCTAGCTGATCCGCTGGCGGAAACGCAGATAAGGGAGTATAACCCCAATACGGATAAATCTACTTTGAGGGGAAATAATCCCCCGAGGAGAGATACCACGATGTTGCCGGCTTGGGGATGGTTGCTGGTGGCTTGGAGGACGAACAATCCTGGTGTTTGGCTGTTTCACTGCCATGTGGGGTGGCATGTTAGTCAGGGGCTGGGGGTGCAGGTGTTGGAGAGGCTGGATGCTTTGAGGGATGGGGGTGGGGGAAGTTTGGGGACGGTTGAACAGAATTGTGGGAATTGGGCGGGTTGGTACCCGGGAAGTACGTGGAAGCAGGATGATGCTGGGTTGTAG